In one window of Calypte anna isolate BGI_N300 chromosome 27, bCalAnn1_v1.p, whole genome shotgun sequence DNA:
- the WNK4 gene encoding serine/threonine-protein kinase WNK4 isoform X2, with protein sequence MLAAEPAAGGAMSQPEAERTGGGSTPEPEPGPGLEPEPEQEPGLPGRAPHRNRARRPSVRDSRRASSRFNRRSSAELELLGYPAAGGGLGGPVSPPPAAAPGRREPEETESEEVETRAVATSPDGRFLKFDIEIGRGSFKTVYKGLDTETTVEVAWCELQTRKLSKTERQRFSEEVEMLKGLQHPNIVRFYDSWKSTIKGQICIVLVTELMTSGTLKTYLKRFKEMKLKVLQRWSRQILKGLHFLHTRSPPIIHRDLKCDNIFITGPTGSVKIGDLGLATLKRASFAKSVIGTPEFMAPEMYEEKYDEAVDVYAFGMCMLEMATSEYPYSECQNAAQIYRKVTSGLKPSSFYKVKVPELKEIIEGCIRMDKNERYTIQDLLEHSFFQEDTGVHVELAEEDDGIKSGLKLWLRMDDTKKLHGKYKDNNAIEFLFELYKDVAEEVAQEMVVLGFICEADYKLVAKAVRDRVVAIKRKREKLKRAQGVQSPAEPEQPPGVLHLLEDLKSPLPPGVPAPTTTTPGSGDSIFSSTFLPEPEEPEADQHFTYRHTSYSSATSDCETDGYLSSSGFLDSSDLAHHSFSAGDPASPPPTRPVRCFPTSIAVQLPPERLPPASGFSSPVDSYASDVASGMSDGYEGLSASERSTELPPKRAPGKLLRRRARSRLRITNISDKNDRVVECQLQTYNNKMVTFKFDLDGDNPEEIAAVMVHNEFILKSERDGFIHRIRDIIHRVGTLLRKDGRSATELPESPEAERGAGSPVDLKLQELSRSISSSSLSDLGCTSPSLSVQSPILPSLSSSPLETDPGSPAEPPAPPVPQLQPVLPGSPAGSLQTWPLASMAPSWLTTSPAFPQTPPSTPRGPVPPAPPQALLAPLPLPTSPVPSGPSSPPSPPVTSMPWSPPAPLLSLANVFSLAVMSMAHTLLPAVYSIASSGRYLYPPAVPRPQTLAVGSPRFTYPDPASMAKSVPAGGGTLVSPGVDVPTAGGPLPFPSPAPLSPPGSEAVGSPLPSPSLPGSPEGSTVPPSSPRPIHPLIVSESPAPSVPRARFSPVSEAGAKPQILGRFQVTPTKDMAVTSPVPGDSEGEQFNVEPAVRGSPPPATPPSSSSSDTDSVLETVERGPEAEEGTVALVESDREGPREEGGESTAPAIISQVWLSYSRSLPYLSSDDTESEDEEIWEELQNLRQKHMAEVQLLQSTQKKEIEELYLRMGKQPPLGIVSPAAMLSSRQRRLSKGSFNPSRRNSLQRLELAQPTGIMRRNSLSGSSTGSQEQRLTKGVTFADDLGRL encoded by the exons ATGCTGGCGGCCGAGCCCGCTGCCGGCGGAGCCATGTCCCAGCCCGAGGCGGAGAGGACGGGCGGCGGCTCCACACCGGAGCCGGAGCCGGGGCCGGGGCTGGAGCCGGAGCCGGAGCAGGAGCCGGGGCTCCCCGGGAGGGCCCCGCACCGCAACCGCGCCCGGCGGCCCTCGGTGCGTGACTCCCGCCGCGCGTCCTCCCGCTTCAACCGGCGGAGCTCGGCcgagctggagctgctgggctaCCCGGCGGCGGGCGGAGGGCTCGGGGGGCCGGTGTCCCCGCCACCGGCAGCTGCACCCGGGCGCCGGGAGCCGGAGGAGACGGAGAGCGAGGAGGTGGAGACGCGGGCGGTCGCCACCTCCCCCGACGGCCGGTTCCTGAAGTTCGACATCGAGATCGGCCGCGGCTCCTTCAAGACCGTCTACAAGGGGTTGGACACGGAGACCACCGTGGAGGTGGCGTGGTGCGAGCTGCAG ACACGGAAGCTGTCCAAGACGGAACGGCAGCGGTTCAGTGAGGAGGTGGAGATgctgaaggggctgcagcatcccaaCATCGTCCGCTTCTATGACTCCTGGAAGTCAACCATCAAAGGCCAGATCTGCATCGTGCTGGTCACAGAGCTCATGACATCTGGCACCCTGAAAAC GTATCTGAAGCGGTTCAAAGAGATGAAGCTGAAGGTGCTGCAGCGCTGGAGCCGGCAGATCCTCAAGGGGCTGCATTTCCTGCACACCCGCTCACCCCCCATCATCCACCGTGACCTCAAGTGTGACAACATCTTCATCACGGGCCCCACAGGCTCCGTCAAGATCGGAGACCTGGGCCTGGCCACCCTCAAGAGAGCCTCCTTCGCCAAGAGTGTCATAG GCACCCCCGAGTTCATGGCACCAGAGATGTATGAGGAGAAGTACGACGAAGCTGTGGATGTCTATGCCTTTGGGATGTGCATGCTGGAGATGGCCACCTCCGAGTACCCCTACTCCGAGTGCCAGAATGCTGCCCAGATCTACCGCAAAGTCACCTCG GGCCTGAAGCCCAGCAGCTTCTACAAGGTGAAGGTGCCAGAGCTGAAGGAGATCATCGAGGGCTGCATCCGCATGGACAAGAACGAGAG GTACACCATCCAGGACCTGCTGGAGCACTCCTTCTTCCAGGAGGACACAGGGGTGCACGTGGAGCTGGCTGAGGAGGACGACGGCATCAAGTCTGGGCTCAAGCTCTGGCTGCGCATGGATGACACAAAGAAGCTGCATGGCAAGTACAAGGACAACAACGCCATCGAGTTCCTCTTCGAGCTCTACAAGGAcgtggcagaggaggtggcCCAGGAGATG GTGGTCCTGGGCTTTATCTGTGAGGCTGACTACAAGCTGGTGGCCAAGGCAGTGCGGGACCGGGTGGTTGCCATCAAACGCAAGCGGGAGAAGCTGAAGCGCGCTCAGGGCGTGCAGTCACCCGCAGAGCCGGAGCAGCCACCGGGTGTCCTGCACCTGCTGGAGGACCTCAAGTCCCCGCTGCCACCCGGGGTCCCTGCACCCACCACGACCACCCCTGGCTCTGGGGACTCCATCTTCAGCAGCACTTTCCTCCCAGAGCCTGAGGAGCCCGAGGCTGACCAGCACTTCACCTACAGGCATACCAGTTACTCCTCAGCCACCT CTGACTGCGAGACCGATGGCTACCTGAGCTCCTCGGGCTTCCTGGACTCCTCTGACCTGGCCCATCACAGCTTCTCAGCAGGGGACCCTGCCAGCCCCCCACCCACCCGCCCTGTGCGCTGTTTCCCCACG AGCATCGCGGTGCAGCTGCCCCCCGAGCGCCTGCCCCCCGCCAGTGGATTCTCCTCCCCGGTGGACAG CTACGCCTCGGATGTGGCATCCGGGATGAGTGATGGCTACGAGGGGCTCTCAGCCAGCGAGCGCAGCACCGAGCTGCCGCCCAAACGTGCCCCGGGGAAGCTGCTGAGGCGCCGAGCCCGGTCCAGGCTGCGCATCACCAAT ATCTCCGACAAGAACGACCGGGTGGTGGAGTGCCAGCTGCAGACCTACAACAACAAGATGGTGACTTTCAAGTTCGACCTGGATGGGGACAACCCAGAGGAAATCGCAGCTGTCATG GTCCACAACGAGTTCATCCTCAAGTCAGAGCGGGATGGCTTCATCCACCGCATCCGGGACATCATCCATCGAGTGGGGACCCTGCTCCGTAAGGACGGGCGTTCTGCCACTGAGCTGCCCGAGAGCCCGGAGGCTGAGCGTGGTGCTGGCAGCCCC GTGGACCTGAAGCTGCAGGAGCTGTCACgttccatctcctcctcctcactcagTG ACTTGGGCTGCACCAGTCCCAGCCTCTCTGTCCAGTCCCCCATCCTGCCATCACTGAGCAGCTCCCCATTGGAGACCGACCCCGGCAGCCCCGCGGAGCCACCGGCACCTCCGGTCCCTCAGCTGCAGCCGGTGCTGCCGGGCTCCCCTGCAG GCTCCCTCCAGACCTGGCCCCTTGCCTCGATGGCTCCCTCCTGGCTGACAACCTCGCCGGCATTCCCACAGACCCCCCCGAGCACCCCGAGGGGTCCCGTCCCACCAGCCCCACCCCAAGCCCTCCTGGCCCCGCTGCCACTTCCCACATCCCCTGTCCCCAGTGGGCCCAGCAGCCCCCCGAGCCCCCCTGTCACCAGCATGCCCTggtccccccctgcccctctcctgtCCCTGGCCAACGTCTTCTCCCTGGCTGTGATGAGCATGGCCCACACGCTGCTGCCCGCAGTCTACTCCATCGCCAGCTCGGGCAGGTACCTCTACCCCCCGGCAGTGCCACGGCCACAGACCCTCGCCGTGGGGTCCCCACGTTTCACCTACCCCGACCCTGCCAGCATGGCCAAGTCTGTCCCAGCCGGTGGTGGGACCCTGGTGTCACCGGGGGTTGATGTCCCCACTGCTGGGGGgcccctgcccttcccttccccggCCCCGCTGAGCCCCCCAGGCAGCGAGGCTGTGGGGAGTCCCCTGCCATCACCCTCCCTGCCAGGGAGCCCCGAGGGCAGCACG GTgcctcccagctcccccagaCCCATCCACCCGCTCATCGTCTCGGAGTCCCCGGCCCCCAGCGTGCCCAGGGCCCGGTTCTCACCTGTCAGCGAAG caggagcCAAGCCCCAGATCCTGGGCCGGTTCCAGGTGACACCGACCAAGGACATGGCTGTGACCTCCCCGGTGCCAGGCGACAGCGAGGGGGAGCAGTTCAATGTGGAGCCAGCAGTGAGGGGTTCCCCCCCACCCGCTACGCCCCCCAGCAGCTCAAGCAGTGACACGGACTCGGTGCTGGAGACGGTGGAGCGGGGCCCCGAGGCCGAGGAGGGGACGGTAGCACTGGTGGAGAGCGACCGGGAGGGCCCCAGAGAGGAGGGCGGCGAGAGCACAGCCCCGGCCATCATCAGCCAGGTCTGGCTGAGCTACTCCCGTAGCTTGCCCTACCTGAGCAGTGATGACACCGAGAGTGAGGATGAGGAGATCTGGGAGGAGCTGCAGAACCTGCGGCAGAA gcacaTGGCAGaggtgcagctgctgcagagcactcAGAAGAAGGAGATCGAGGAGCTTTACCTGCGGATGGGGAAGCAGCCACCGCTCGGCATCGTCTCCCCGGCCGCCATGCTCTCCAGCCGCCAGCGCCGCCTCTCCAAGGGCAGCTTCAACCCCTCCCGCCGCAACAGCCTCCAGCGCCTGGAGCTGGCACAGCCCACAG GCATCATGCGCCGCAACTCGCTGAGCGGCAGCAGCACCGGCTCGCAGGAGCAGCGCCTCACCAAAGGGGTCACCTTTGCCGACGACCTCGGCCGCCTG TAG
- the WNK4 gene encoding serine/threonine-protein kinase WNK4 isoform X1 translates to MLAAEPAAGGAMSQPEAERTGGGSTPEPEPGPGLEPEPEQEPGLPGRAPHRNRARRPSVRDSRRASSRFNRRSSAELELLGYPAAGGGLGGPVSPPPAAAPGRREPEETESEEVETRAVATSPDGRFLKFDIEIGRGSFKTVYKGLDTETTVEVAWCELQTRKLSKTERQRFSEEVEMLKGLQHPNIVRFYDSWKSTIKGQICIVLVTELMTSGTLKTYLKRFKEMKLKVLQRWSRQILKGLHFLHTRSPPIIHRDLKCDNIFITGPTGSVKIGDLGLATLKRASFAKSVIGTPEFMAPEMYEEKYDEAVDVYAFGMCMLEMATSEYPYSECQNAAQIYRKVTSGLKPSSFYKVKVPELKEIIEGCIRMDKNERYTIQDLLEHSFFQEDTGVHVELAEEDDGIKSGLKLWLRMDDTKKLHGKYKDNNAIEFLFELYKDVAEEVAQEMVVLGFICEADYKLVAKAVRDRVVAIKRKREKLKRAQGVQSPAEPEQPPGVLHLLEDLKSPLPPGVPAPTTTTPGSGDSIFSSTFLPEPEEPEADQHFTYRHTSYSSATSDCETDGYLSSSGFLDSSDLAHHSFSAGDPASPPPTRPVRCFPTSIAVQLPPERLPPASGFSSPVDSYASDVASGMSDGYEGLSASERSTELPPKRAPGKLLRRRARSRLRITNISDKNDRVVECQLQTYNNKMVTFKFDLDGDNPEEIAAVMVHNEFILKSERDGFIHRIRDIIHRVGTLLRKDGRSATELPESPEAERGAGSPVDLKLQELSRSISSSSLSDLGCTSPSLSVQSPILPSLSSSPLETDPGSPAEPPAPPVPQLQPVLPGSPAGSLQTWPLASMAPSWLTTSPAFPQTPPSTPRGPVPPAPPQALLAPLPLPTSPVPSGPSSPPSPPVTSMPWSPPAPLLSLANVFSLAVMSMAHTLLPAVYSIASSGRYLYPPAVPRPQTLAVGSPRFTYPDPASMAKSVPAGGGTLVSPGVDVPTAGGPLPFPSPAPLSPPGSEAVGSPLPSPSLPGSPEGSTVPPSSPRPIHPLIVSESPAPSVPRARFSPVSEAGAKPQILGRFQVTPTKDMAVTSPVPGDSEGEQFNVEPAVRGSPPPATPPSSSSSDTDSVLETVERGPEAEEGTVALVESDREGPREEGGESTAPAIISQVWLSYSRSLPYLSSDDTESEDEEIWEELQNLRQKHMAEVQLLQSTQKKEIEELYLRMGKQPPLGIVSPAAMLSSRQRRLSKGSFNPSRRNSLQRLELAQPTGIMRRNSLSGSSTGSQEQRLTKGVTFADDLGRLPAGQE, encoded by the exons ATGCTGGCGGCCGAGCCCGCTGCCGGCGGAGCCATGTCCCAGCCCGAGGCGGAGAGGACGGGCGGCGGCTCCACACCGGAGCCGGAGCCGGGGCCGGGGCTGGAGCCGGAGCCGGAGCAGGAGCCGGGGCTCCCCGGGAGGGCCCCGCACCGCAACCGCGCCCGGCGGCCCTCGGTGCGTGACTCCCGCCGCGCGTCCTCCCGCTTCAACCGGCGGAGCTCGGCcgagctggagctgctgggctaCCCGGCGGCGGGCGGAGGGCTCGGGGGGCCGGTGTCCCCGCCACCGGCAGCTGCACCCGGGCGCCGGGAGCCGGAGGAGACGGAGAGCGAGGAGGTGGAGACGCGGGCGGTCGCCACCTCCCCCGACGGCCGGTTCCTGAAGTTCGACATCGAGATCGGCCGCGGCTCCTTCAAGACCGTCTACAAGGGGTTGGACACGGAGACCACCGTGGAGGTGGCGTGGTGCGAGCTGCAG ACACGGAAGCTGTCCAAGACGGAACGGCAGCGGTTCAGTGAGGAGGTGGAGATgctgaaggggctgcagcatcccaaCATCGTCCGCTTCTATGACTCCTGGAAGTCAACCATCAAAGGCCAGATCTGCATCGTGCTGGTCACAGAGCTCATGACATCTGGCACCCTGAAAAC GTATCTGAAGCGGTTCAAAGAGATGAAGCTGAAGGTGCTGCAGCGCTGGAGCCGGCAGATCCTCAAGGGGCTGCATTTCCTGCACACCCGCTCACCCCCCATCATCCACCGTGACCTCAAGTGTGACAACATCTTCATCACGGGCCCCACAGGCTCCGTCAAGATCGGAGACCTGGGCCTGGCCACCCTCAAGAGAGCCTCCTTCGCCAAGAGTGTCATAG GCACCCCCGAGTTCATGGCACCAGAGATGTATGAGGAGAAGTACGACGAAGCTGTGGATGTCTATGCCTTTGGGATGTGCATGCTGGAGATGGCCACCTCCGAGTACCCCTACTCCGAGTGCCAGAATGCTGCCCAGATCTACCGCAAAGTCACCTCG GGCCTGAAGCCCAGCAGCTTCTACAAGGTGAAGGTGCCAGAGCTGAAGGAGATCATCGAGGGCTGCATCCGCATGGACAAGAACGAGAG GTACACCATCCAGGACCTGCTGGAGCACTCCTTCTTCCAGGAGGACACAGGGGTGCACGTGGAGCTGGCTGAGGAGGACGACGGCATCAAGTCTGGGCTCAAGCTCTGGCTGCGCATGGATGACACAAAGAAGCTGCATGGCAAGTACAAGGACAACAACGCCATCGAGTTCCTCTTCGAGCTCTACAAGGAcgtggcagaggaggtggcCCAGGAGATG GTGGTCCTGGGCTTTATCTGTGAGGCTGACTACAAGCTGGTGGCCAAGGCAGTGCGGGACCGGGTGGTTGCCATCAAACGCAAGCGGGAGAAGCTGAAGCGCGCTCAGGGCGTGCAGTCACCCGCAGAGCCGGAGCAGCCACCGGGTGTCCTGCACCTGCTGGAGGACCTCAAGTCCCCGCTGCCACCCGGGGTCCCTGCACCCACCACGACCACCCCTGGCTCTGGGGACTCCATCTTCAGCAGCACTTTCCTCCCAGAGCCTGAGGAGCCCGAGGCTGACCAGCACTTCACCTACAGGCATACCAGTTACTCCTCAGCCACCT CTGACTGCGAGACCGATGGCTACCTGAGCTCCTCGGGCTTCCTGGACTCCTCTGACCTGGCCCATCACAGCTTCTCAGCAGGGGACCCTGCCAGCCCCCCACCCACCCGCCCTGTGCGCTGTTTCCCCACG AGCATCGCGGTGCAGCTGCCCCCCGAGCGCCTGCCCCCCGCCAGTGGATTCTCCTCCCCGGTGGACAG CTACGCCTCGGATGTGGCATCCGGGATGAGTGATGGCTACGAGGGGCTCTCAGCCAGCGAGCGCAGCACCGAGCTGCCGCCCAAACGTGCCCCGGGGAAGCTGCTGAGGCGCCGAGCCCGGTCCAGGCTGCGCATCACCAAT ATCTCCGACAAGAACGACCGGGTGGTGGAGTGCCAGCTGCAGACCTACAACAACAAGATGGTGACTTTCAAGTTCGACCTGGATGGGGACAACCCAGAGGAAATCGCAGCTGTCATG GTCCACAACGAGTTCATCCTCAAGTCAGAGCGGGATGGCTTCATCCACCGCATCCGGGACATCATCCATCGAGTGGGGACCCTGCTCCGTAAGGACGGGCGTTCTGCCACTGAGCTGCCCGAGAGCCCGGAGGCTGAGCGTGGTGCTGGCAGCCCC GTGGACCTGAAGCTGCAGGAGCTGTCACgttccatctcctcctcctcactcagTG ACTTGGGCTGCACCAGTCCCAGCCTCTCTGTCCAGTCCCCCATCCTGCCATCACTGAGCAGCTCCCCATTGGAGACCGACCCCGGCAGCCCCGCGGAGCCACCGGCACCTCCGGTCCCTCAGCTGCAGCCGGTGCTGCCGGGCTCCCCTGCAG GCTCCCTCCAGACCTGGCCCCTTGCCTCGATGGCTCCCTCCTGGCTGACAACCTCGCCGGCATTCCCACAGACCCCCCCGAGCACCCCGAGGGGTCCCGTCCCACCAGCCCCACCCCAAGCCCTCCTGGCCCCGCTGCCACTTCCCACATCCCCTGTCCCCAGTGGGCCCAGCAGCCCCCCGAGCCCCCCTGTCACCAGCATGCCCTggtccccccctgcccctctcctgtCCCTGGCCAACGTCTTCTCCCTGGCTGTGATGAGCATGGCCCACACGCTGCTGCCCGCAGTCTACTCCATCGCCAGCTCGGGCAGGTACCTCTACCCCCCGGCAGTGCCACGGCCACAGACCCTCGCCGTGGGGTCCCCACGTTTCACCTACCCCGACCCTGCCAGCATGGCCAAGTCTGTCCCAGCCGGTGGTGGGACCCTGGTGTCACCGGGGGTTGATGTCCCCACTGCTGGGGGgcccctgcccttcccttccccggCCCCGCTGAGCCCCCCAGGCAGCGAGGCTGTGGGGAGTCCCCTGCCATCACCCTCCCTGCCAGGGAGCCCCGAGGGCAGCACG GTgcctcccagctcccccagaCCCATCCACCCGCTCATCGTCTCGGAGTCCCCGGCCCCCAGCGTGCCCAGGGCCCGGTTCTCACCTGTCAGCGAAG caggagcCAAGCCCCAGATCCTGGGCCGGTTCCAGGTGACACCGACCAAGGACATGGCTGTGACCTCCCCGGTGCCAGGCGACAGCGAGGGGGAGCAGTTCAATGTGGAGCCAGCAGTGAGGGGTTCCCCCCCACCCGCTACGCCCCCCAGCAGCTCAAGCAGTGACACGGACTCGGTGCTGGAGACGGTGGAGCGGGGCCCCGAGGCCGAGGAGGGGACGGTAGCACTGGTGGAGAGCGACCGGGAGGGCCCCAGAGAGGAGGGCGGCGAGAGCACAGCCCCGGCCATCATCAGCCAGGTCTGGCTGAGCTACTCCCGTAGCTTGCCCTACCTGAGCAGTGATGACACCGAGAGTGAGGATGAGGAGATCTGGGAGGAGCTGCAGAACCTGCGGCAGAA gcacaTGGCAGaggtgcagctgctgcagagcactcAGAAGAAGGAGATCGAGGAGCTTTACCTGCGGATGGGGAAGCAGCCACCGCTCGGCATCGTCTCCCCGGCCGCCATGCTCTCCAGCCGCCAGCGCCGCCTCTCCAAGGGCAGCTTCAACCCCTCCCGCCGCAACAGCCTCCAGCGCCTGGAGCTGGCACAGCCCACAG GCATCATGCGCCGCAACTCGCTGAGCGGCAGCAGCACCGGCTCGCAGGAGCAGCGCCTCACCAAAGGGGTCACCTTTGCCGACGACCTCGGCCGCCTG CCGGCTGGCCAGGAGTGA
- the LOC115599781 gene encoding cytochrome c oxidase assembly factor 3 homolog, mitochondrial, giving the protein MAAPREPGGEAAFAQRIDPAREPGLSPEQRRLMAQVEQAQRYRALQRRLRSRNALLALGIGAVTFGIYGYTFYSVSQERFLDDLEQEAEAARARARARAETAAS; this is encoded by the exons ATGGCGGCGCCGAGAGAGCCCGGAGGGGAAGCGGCGTTCGCGCAGCGCATCGACCCCGCACGGGAACCGGGGCTGAGCCCCGAGCAGCGCCGGCTCATGGCGCAGGTGGAGCAGGCTCAGAGATACCGCGCTCTGCAGCGGAGACTCCGCAGCCGCAACGCGCTGCTGGCGCTCGGCATCGGAGCGGTGACTTTCGGCATTT ACGGCTACACCTTCTACTCGGTGTCCCAGGAGCGGTTCTTGGATGACCTGGAGCAGGAGGCCGAAGCGGCCCGAGCCCGGGCCCGGGCAAGGGCAGAGACTGCAGCGAGCTGA
- the CNTD1 gene encoding cyclin N-terminal domain-containing protein 1, which produces MGSRRPEPGPVFGKVAPEILEDSLILLATENQRYLSRLPGQAGCFKGRQIVEFIFLLSEKWHLDLSARYQAVELLERFMIKQVEQICNSSREKVKSCEGGRGGGDRGSSSQKDQIYDTFVLRLVSCVQLASKLSLHYNIVNSEMALKFLQSLKYSYSKQELLESELLVLKTLHFQINVSTPLAYVELLLEVLGHNGCLLPAEPLHQVCVQLLDFSYLTRDSIYDTLLKMAIENPTPNKLQVAKFLTVKEDFMLLAVGIISTSVFILDPVHWRQVVEHLNSITGITARSILELSSAVLEHIVGSAPLEQHYSNSGMRAPKNRVVT; this is translated from the exons ATGGGGTCCCGGCGGCCTGAGCCAGGCCCGGTGTTCGGCAAGGTGGCTCCCGAGATCCTCGAGGATTCGCTGATCCTTTTGGCCACGGAAAACCAGCGGTACCTGAGCCGGCTGCCGGGGCAGGCCGGGTGCTTCAAGGGGCGGCAGATTGTGG aatttatATTCCTTTTGTCTGAAAAATGGCACTTGGACCTCTCAGCAAGGTACCAAGCAGTGGAATTGCTTGAAAG gTTTATGATCAAGCAAGTAGAGCAAATCTGTAATTCCTCCAGAGAGAAAGTTAAAAGCtgtgaaggaggaagaggaggaggagatagAGGCAGCAGTTCTCAGAAGGATCAGATCTATGACACATTTGTCCTGCGACTCGTGTCCTGTGTTCAGCTTGCCAGCAAACTTTCCTTACACTACAAC aTAGTTAACAGTGAGATGGCTTTAAAATTCCTGCAGTCCTTGAAATACTCATACAGcaaacaggagctgctggagtcagAGCTTCTAGTCCTGAAAACTCTGCACTTCCAGATCAACGTCTCAACTCCTTTGGCTTACGTGGAATTGCTCCTGGAGGTTTTAG GACACAATGggtgcctgctgcctgcagagccatTGCATCAGGTGTGTGTGCAGCTGCTGGACTTCTCCTACCTGACCCGAGACAGCATCTATGACACCTTGCTGAAGATGGCCATTGAAAATCCAACACCCAACAAACTCCAGGT AGCCAAGTTTCTGACAGTAAAGGAAGATTTCATGCTCTTGGCTGTTGGAATCATCAGCACAAGTGTGTTCATCCTGGACCCCGTGCACTGGAGGCAG gttgtGGAGCACCTGAACTCCATCACAGGCATCACAGCACGGAGTATCCTGGAGCtctcctctgcagtgctggagcacaTTGTTGGCAGTGCCCCACTGGAGCAGCACTATAGCAACAGTGGAATGAGAGCTCCCAAAAATAGAGTTGTGACTTAA
- the BECN1 gene encoding beclin-1, with the protein MAAAAAAAAAALPGPGPAAASLPPRGHGGSVVRLSGAMEGGRVPACTAQVSFVCQRCSQPLKLDTSFKILDRLTIQELTAPLLTAAPARPAEAQEEESALTEEAFAENRQDGVSRRFIPPARMMSTESANSFTLIGEASDGGTMENLSRRLKVTGDLFDIMSGQTDVDHPLCEECTDTLLDQLDTQLNITENECQNYKRCLEILEQMNEDDKEKLQTELKELALEEEQLIQELEDVEKNRKVVAEDFERVRAEAERLEQEEAQYQKEYCEFKRQQLELDDELKSVDNQMRYAQMQLDKLKKTNVFNATFHIWHSGQFGTINNFRLGRLPSVPVEWNEINAAWGQTVLLLHALANKMGLKFQRYRLVPYGNHSYLESLTDKSKELPLYCSGGLRFFWDNKFDHAMVAFLDCVQQFKEEVEKGETRFCLPYRMDVEKGKIEDTGGSGGSYSIKTQFNSEEQWTKALKFMLTNLKWGLAWVSSQFYNK; encoded by the exons atggcggcggcggcggcggcggcggcagcggctcTGCCAGGACCCGGCCCCGCCGCTGCGTCACTTCCGCCCCGCGGCCATGGCGGTTCGGTGGTGCGGCTGAGCGGGGCGATGGAGGGCGGGCGGGTTCCCGCCTGCACCGCGCAGGTCAGCTTCGTCTGCCAGCGCTGCAGTCAGCCCCTGAAGCTCGACACCTCCTTCAAGATCCTTGACCGCCTCACCATACAGGAGCTCACCG CCCCGCTGCTGACCGCCGCTCCGGCCCGGCCCGCGGAGgcacaggaggaggagagcgCCCTGACCGAG GAGGCTTTCGCGGAGAACCGGCAGGATGGCGTGTCCCGCAGGTTCATCCCGCCAGCCAG AATGATGTCAACCGAGAGTGCCAACAGCTTCACCCTGATCGGGGAGGCCTCAGATGGCGGCACCATGGAGAACCTCAGCAGGAGACTGAAG GTCACCGGTGACCTGTTTGACATCATGTCGGGGCAGACGGATGTGGATCACCCTCTGTGTGAGGAGTGCACTGACACACTGCTCGACCAGCTGGACACACAGCTCAACATCACTGAGAACGAGTGCCAGAACTACAA GAGGTGTCTGGAGATCCTGGAACAAATGAACGAGGACGATAAGGAGAAGCTGCAGACAGAACTGAAGGAACTGGCACTGGAGGAAGAGCAGCTGATCCAGGAGCTGGAAGATGTGGAGAAGAACCGCAAGGTCGTGGCTGAGGACTTTGAGAGAGTCCGGGCAGAGGCTGAACgactggagcaggaggaggctcA GTACCAGAAGGAGTACTGTGAGTTCAAGAGGCAACAGCTGGAGCTGGATGATGAGCTGAAGAGTGTGGACAACCAAATGCGCTATGCCCAGATGCAGCTGGATAAACTAAAGAAAACCAACGTGTTCAATGCAACCTTCCACATCTG GCACAGTGGGCAGTTTGGCACAATAAACAACTTCAGGCTGGGCCGTCTCCCCAGCGTTCCTGTGGAATGGAATGAGATCAATGCTGCCTGGGggcagacagtgctgctgctccatgcCCTGGCCAACAAAATGGGCCTCAAGTTCCAAAG ATACCGCTTGGTACCGTACGGCAACCACTCGTACCTGGAGTCCCTCACGGACAAATCAAAG GAGCTCCCCTTGTACTGCTCAGGAGGCCTGAGATTCTTCTGGGACAACAAGTTTGATCATGCCATGGTAGCTTTCCTGGACTGTGTGCAGCAGTTTAAAGAGGAAGTGGAGAAAGGTGAAACCAGGTTCTGTTTGCCTTACAG GATGGAtgtggagaaaggaaagattgAAGACACAGGTGGCAGTGGTGGCTCTTACTCGATTAAAACACAATTTAACTCTGAGGAGCAGTGGACAAAAGCACTAAAATTCATGTTAACTAACCTGAAGTGGGGTCTGGCCTGGGTCTCCTCCCAGTTCTACAACAAATAA